One Candidatus Dependentiae bacterium genomic window, GCATCATTCTTTTTGACTAAAAAAGATTATGCTAATGCAAAACAATCCCTTGAATTTGCACTCAAACTCCGTCCTTATTATGGCAAAGCATTCTACAATCTGGGGCGCGTGTATATGGCAGAAGGTAATCAAGAAAAAGCATGGGAATGCTTTAAAAATTGCTGTATGAAGGGTGATTTAGATAATGAAATAGGCTTTAGAACATATGCCCAAACAAGTCTTACCTTACAAAAATATACTGATGCCATTATTGGATATTGTAAATTGTTAGAGATCAATCCAACAGATAGACCCGCTCGTTTCAATTTAGCCAACTGCTATTACTTGACCGGTGAATTTGAAAAGGCATTGCAAAGATATCAGCAACTGTATGCGCAAGACCCTAGTGATGAAATGCTCATATACAATATTGGAGAAACCTACGCACGTCTTGGTTATTATGACAAAGCTATAGAATATCTAGAAAAAACACCACGCAGCAGACAACGGGGAGCTACACGTTTGGCTGAATGTTATAAAAAAACTGGACAGTTCGAAAAAGCAAAAAATATAGTTACATAGCACATATTTCACCTATTTCTCTCTATTTTTTAGGGTAGTTTGTACATATTTACACAATTATTGCTATCTGAATATACGAATGGGTATGATAGTAAATAGAAGATAAAAAATAGGTATCTACTTATAATACTCATGGAGTATATAATGAAACGTATGTTGGTGTCTTTGGCTATCGTATCCACATTGGTAACATCTTCTGTATTTGCTATGAAGCGAGAAGATGTTTCTACCATCAACCTAATTGTTTCTGATGTCAATCCACTAGATCCCATGGAACACTCCTTAGAACCAAGTCAATTTCGTACCACTATAAACGTACAAAAAGATACGCTTCTGAAAATCCCATATTTTGCAAGTTTGCTTGAAACAACGACCGATTCCGATGAGATTGATTTAGTGGACTCTTTTCCTATTCCCATTACAAAAATTTCTATGCAATTTATTCTTGATAGCATCCAGGCCGTATATACTCTAGAGCCACTCATCAAACAATTTCCCACCTTTTTTACTCAATACTCTCCAAATGATATTCCTCGAACGGTTCTACTTACAATTGAACCTATTCTAAAGAAACAACATTTATTACAGCCAAATGTTTTAGCAAATATACTTATTACTACTAGCTTTTTGGATTTGACATGGCTAGCTCATGCTATTGGCAAAATTTGGGTTACCCAAAGATATACTCAACAACAAGCAATTAATGCTGGTATTAATAAAGAAATCTACACACTCCATATGCGTCCATATCAAGTACGTCAATATCAAGATCAAGGTAAAAATTTATTTGAGCTTGAACAAAGCATTGCTGATATGATTATAAATATGCGATTGCCTGCTATTCACAACAATATTCTTAACTTGGTTGGTAGGCGGATAGTTAGTGTTGCAGGTCTTGACCTATTACCTGCAGATATCAAAACTAGCATGCTAGAACTCAATCTGTCTGGAAATAACATAACCTCTATTCCTGAACGCGCTTTTGCCAATTTGAGCAACTTGCAAAGGCTCTTGCTCAGCAATAATAAAATAACTTATATCTCTTACAATGCCTTTGCCGGCCTTAACAATTTACAACAACTCTATCTCGGTGGTAATCAACTAACATCTATTGCCGCCAATACATTTACCGGCCTTAAGAGTTTACAGTATCTCGGGCTCGGTAGTAATAAACTAACATCTATTGCCGCTAATACCTTTGCCGACCTTAACAATTTACAGAAACTCGAGCTCAATAATAATCAACTAACATCTATTGCCATTAATGCTTTTGCAGGCCTTAACAATTTACAAGAACTCGAGCTCCTTTATAATAGACTCAACCAAGAAACAAAAAATCACGTACGTCAAGCACTGCCACAGGTAGACATAATGTTTCATGAGCCATTTTGACCACTTGCACCTTTCTCGCTACACTAGTTTATAAGCAATACTATAAAATCTTTTTTTGAGCGTAGAATACAGGAACATGGAAAAACGATTCGATCATCAGACCCATCAACAACTTTGCCAGAAAAAATGGGAACATGAAAAAACCTATGATATGGCTAATAACCCGGGACAATTGTATAGTATAGATACACCACCTCCAACCGTTTCTGGTTCGTTGCATATTGGTCATATTTTCTCCTACACACAAACCGATTTTATTGCCCGCTATAAACGCATGAATGGGTTTTCCGTTTTTTACCCTTTTGGTTTTGATGATAATGGATTACCCACTGAACGTTATGTAGAAAAAAAACGAAAAGTCAAAGCACATCAAGTTGGTCGTTCTGCATTTATCGATATATGCCTAGAAGAAACACAACAAGCTGAGCGCGCATTCCAAGAATTGTGGCAACGCATGGGGTTATCTGCTGATTGGAGCAACTGGTATTCAACCATTTCAACATCGGTACGCAAACTATCACAAGAATCATTTATCGATTTGTACAAAAAAGGATTTATTTACCGCAAGGACGAACCAGCATTATATTGTACTACTTGTCGCACTTCTGTTGCTCAAGCAGAATTAGATAGCATAGAAATTCCTTCTTTTTTTAATGATATTGTTTTTAAAGACTATAATGGTAACGATTTAATTATCGGCACAACACGGCCGGAGTTACTGCCATCATGTGTAGCATTACTTTATCATCCTCAAGACGAGCGTTACCAATATTTGCGAGGAACCACTGCTCGTGTACCTTTATTCGATTTTGAAGTACCAATACTTGCTGATGAAAAAGTAAATCCAGACAAAGGAACCGGCCTTGTTATGTGTTGCACTTTCGGTGATACAACAGATATTGAATGGTATAAAAAATTCAGCTTACCCTACAAACAATCAATAGGCTTTGATGGTAAAATGCTTGCATCTACTCAACTTATAGCAGATCTTAAAGTAGAAGATGCTCGCAAAAAAATTATTGAAGAATTAATTAAAACAAATTTATTGCTACGTCAACGACCTATTACTCATGCGGTCAATGTACATGAACGTTGTAAGAAAGAAATTGAATATTTAAGCCTTAAACAATGGTTTATTAATATATTAGACCATAAACAAGCCTTCTTAGATATGGCTGACCGTATTCATTGGTATCCGACATTTATGAAATCTCGGTATATTAATTGGGTAGAAAATATCGGGTGGGATTGGTGTATTTCACGCCAACGGTTTTTTGGTATTCCATTCCCGGTATGGCACTGCCAAGATTGTAATGAGATAATTCTTGCAAAAACCGAGCAACTTCCTGTTGATCCTCAAGAGGTTACTCCTCCCACTTGTACCTGTGGCAGCAAAAATATAGTGCCTGATACTGATGTAATGGACACATGGAATACTTCATCAATTTCCCCTTATATTTGCTATCAACTATTTACCGACAATGAACAGTCTCCATTTGATCCTTCGGTAAATATAAGTAACTTTATCCCAATGAGTATGCGGCCACAAGCTCATGATATCATTCGAACGTGGGCTTTTTATACCATAGTCAAGAGCTGGATGCATCATGGTATTATACCGTGGCAAAATATTGTAATTTCCGGCCATGTATTGAGTGATCAAAAAGAAAAACTATCAAAATCAAAAGATAATGCAGCATTAGCACCTGAAAATCTATTAGAAAAATATCCTGCGGATGTTATTCGGTACTGGACAGCATCTGGTTCACTTGGTCATGATGTAGCTTTTTCTGAAAATCAACTCAAAATCGGATTACGCCTGGTTACTAAGTTATGGAATGCATTTATCTTCACCAAAGAGCATATCATGGCGCTTGATAATCCGAGTCAGTTGCCAGAAGAACTTGGGGCCATTAATGAGTGGTTACTCCATAGTGCAACAGAAACATTTACGCAGTACACGAAATACTTTGAACAAAATGAGTTTGGACTTGCCCTTGATGTAGTAGAAAAATTTTTCTGGAACAATTTCTGCGATAATTACTTAGAACTCATTAAGCATCAATTATTCAACCCACAAGATTATAAACAAACAGATATTCATGCTACCCAATGGACCTTATACCACGTTGGGCTTCGTATTTTACAGCTATATGCACCGTATTTGCCCTTTGTGACTGAATCTATTTATGAGCAACTGTACAAAACACATGAAAAAGTTGCATCACTACATCAAACCAAGTTTGCACAAGTACAACAACCATATGTATTCACCAGTAGCATTGCCATTGCCGAACATGTTTTGCACATTGCAGCATTAGTCCGTAAACTCAAAACTGAACAACAACTATCATTAAAAACACCGCTAGAAAAACTCCTTATTTATGTACCGGAACACATAGCTATCGTATCTATCAAGCTATATGAGCATATTTTACGGGGTGTCACGCAAACACAAGTAATTGATTATAAAGTAGGTTCAGAAAAAACCTCTGAATTAAAAGAGGTTGCTGGTTTGTGGCATGCGCAAATACAAAGTTAATAAAGTATAAAACTTTTTAAGTATGTATGATTACGATTTTTTACGTGCCCTATCTGTAAAGTATTAACTTGGCATACTTGTCCAAGAATATTATTATTAATTATTCATCCCTTGCTTGGCATACAAAAAACAAGCTTATTGACTTTTGTACTCCTTTACAGCTAGGATTCAAATAAAGAAGGGGACTGGTATGAGATTTTATTTCTCATTTTTATCTTTTTTTGTAACAACTATGTATGCCATG contains:
- a CDS encoding leucine-rich repeat domain-containing protein; protein product: MKRMLVSLAIVSTLVTSSVFAMKREDVSTINLIVSDVNPLDPMEHSLEPSQFRTTINVQKDTLLKIPYFASLLETTTDSDEIDLVDSFPIPITKISMQFILDSIQAVYTLEPLIKQFPTFFTQYSPNDIPRTVLLTIEPILKKQHLLQPNVLANILITTSFLDLTWLAHAIGKIWVTQRYTQQQAINAGINKEIYTLHMRPYQVRQYQDQGKNLFELEQSIADMIINMRLPAIHNNILNLVGRRIVSVAGLDLLPADIKTSMLELNLSGNNITSIPERAFANLSNLQRLLLSNNKITYISYNAFAGLNNLQQLYLGGNQLTSIAANTFTGLKSLQYLGLGSNKLTSIAANTFADLNNLQKLELNNNQLTSIAINAFAGLNNLQELELLYNRLNQETKNHVRQALPQVDIMFHEPF
- a CDS encoding valine--tRNA ligase, with the protein product MEKRFDHQTHQQLCQKKWEHEKTYDMANNPGQLYSIDTPPPTVSGSLHIGHIFSYTQTDFIARYKRMNGFSVFYPFGFDDNGLPTERYVEKKRKVKAHQVGRSAFIDICLEETQQAERAFQELWQRMGLSADWSNWYSTISTSVRKLSQESFIDLYKKGFIYRKDEPALYCTTCRTSVAQAELDSIEIPSFFNDIVFKDYNGNDLIIGTTRPELLPSCVALLYHPQDERYQYLRGTTARVPLFDFEVPILADEKVNPDKGTGLVMCCTFGDTTDIEWYKKFSLPYKQSIGFDGKMLASTQLIADLKVEDARKKIIEELIKTNLLLRQRPITHAVNVHERCKKEIEYLSLKQWFINILDHKQAFLDMADRIHWYPTFMKSRYINWVENIGWDWCISRQRFFGIPFPVWHCQDCNEIILAKTEQLPVDPQEVTPPTCTCGSKNIVPDTDVMDTWNTSSISPYICYQLFTDNEQSPFDPSVNISNFIPMSMRPQAHDIIRTWAFYTIVKSWMHHGIIPWQNIVISGHVLSDQKEKLSKSKDNAALAPENLLEKYPADVIRYWTASGSLGHDVAFSENQLKIGLRLVTKLWNAFIFTKEHIMALDNPSQLPEELGAINEWLLHSATETFTQYTKYFEQNEFGLALDVVEKFFWNNFCDNYLELIKHQLFNPQDYKQTDIHATQWTLYHVGLRILQLYAPYLPFVTESIYEQLYKTHEKVASLHQTKFAQVQQPYVFTSSIAIAEHVLHIAALVRKLKTEQQLSLKTPLEKLLIYVPEHIAIVSIKLYEHILRGVTQTQVIDYKVGSEKTSELKEVAGLWHAQIQS